The sequence below is a genomic window from Variovorax paradoxus B4.
GCGGGCATCGCCATGACGCTCCTCGCTTCAGCGGCACCGCCTGCCGGCGCACAGGGCACGCAGCCTGCGCAGGGCAGCTATGCGCAGCGCTATGCGGCCGTGTGCGCCTCGTGCCACGGCGCGAACGGGCGCAGCGACATGGCGGGAGCGCCGGCGCTCGCAGGCCAGCATTCGTTCTATGCGATCACGCAGCTGTTCCTGTTCCGCGAAGGCCGGCGCGACAACCCCGCGATGTCGGCAGTGACAAAGACCATGAAGGACGAGGACCTGCGCGGCTTCTCGGAGTTCATCGCCACGCTGGCGCCGGTGCCCGCCGCGCCGCCGGCCGCGCCGCCCGATGCGGCGCGCATGGCACGCGGCCAGGCCTTGGCGCAAACGCATCGCTGCGTGATCTGCCACGGCGCCGACCTGAGCGGCGGCCAGCAGGTCCCGCGCATCGCGCAGCAGCGCGAAGACTATCTGCAGCTGACCCTGCACGGCTTCCGCACGGGCAAGCGCCCGGGCTACACACAGGCCATGACCGAAGCCCTGAGCGGCATCCCGCCGGAGGACCTGGACACCCTTGCCTACTACGTGGCGCGCTTTCCCGGCGCAGCCGCCAGGCCGTCCGGCAAGTAAGGAGCCGCCACCACGGCACGGCGTCGGCGAAGCGCGGCGCGGGGAAAGCGTTTGCCGCCCCGCGCTCTCGCCACCACTCAACCCCCATACATCAACGGAGTCGAATCTCTTGGAAGTTTCATTCAGCAAGGAAGTGGAGCTGCTGCGCCTGGGCGCCGGCGCCACTTTTCATGGCGAGGGCAT
It includes:
- a CDS encoding c-type cytochrome → MSKSFLFIAQSIAGIAMTLLASAAPPAGAQGTQPAQGSYAQRYAAVCASCHGANGRSDMAGAPALAGQHSFYAITQLFLFREGRRDNPAMSAVTKTMKDEDLRGFSEFIATLAPVPAAPPAAPPDAARMARGQALAQTHRCVICHGADLSGGQQVPRIAQQREDYLQLTLHGFRTGKRPGYTQAMTEALSGIPPEDLDTLAYYVARFPGAAARPSGK